In one window of Deinococcota bacterium DNA:
- a CDS encoding hydrogenase expression protein HypE, which translates to MADVLTRDPPPFSPALGATLTGLDKPAYTEVHAFWLAGMSCDGCTIAVSGATKPSVEELLTGTVPGLPKVILHHPVLSVEVGHDFTEWYYKAWRGELDAPYVIVMEGSVPDERIARSQGGYFAGLGAETPNGEDDPWAAQPVPISTWISRLAPGAAASIAVGTCATWGGIPAATGNPTGSMGLMDYLGVDYKSALGLPVINIPGCSPTGDNMTETIAAVLMFLEGIGPLPEFDELGRPAWLFKETVHRGCTRAGYYEEGVFAEEYGGRECLVEIGCWGPVVQCNIVARGAINGVGGCMQAGGVCIGCTMPGFPDTFSPFYKAPPGAKVSGAVWRVVGTFIRPLRRLSQRQHNLESRWLEGVPSGWARVDDPSPFDKVNHFFYEKLQFSGSRKPGTRRRP; encoded by the coding sequence ACCGGGCTGGACAAGCCGGCCTACACCGAGGTTCACGCCTTCTGGCTGGCCGGGATGAGCTGCGACGGTTGCACCATCGCCGTGAGCGGCGCGACCAAGCCGTCGGTCGAGGAACTGCTGACCGGCACGGTGCCGGGCCTGCCGAAAGTCATCTTGCACCATCCGGTCTTGTCGGTCGAGGTCGGACACGACTTCACCGAGTGGTACTACAAAGCCTGGCGCGGCGAGTTGGACGCGCCCTACGTCATCGTCATGGAGGGCTCGGTGCCGGACGAGCGCATCGCCAGGTCGCAAGGCGGCTATTTCGCCGGCTTGGGTGCGGAAACACCCAATGGCGAGGACGACCCCTGGGCGGCCCAGCCCGTGCCGATCTCGACCTGGATCTCGCGGCTCGCCCCCGGCGCGGCGGCGTCCATCGCCGTGGGCACCTGCGCGACCTGGGGCGGCATCCCGGCGGCGACCGGCAACCCGACCGGCTCGATGGGGCTGATGGACTACCTCGGGGTGGATTACAAGAGCGCCCTGGGCTTACCCGTCATCAACATTCCCGGCTGCTCGCCGACCGGCGACAATATGACCGAGACCATCGCGGCGGTGCTGATGTTCCTGGAGGGGATAGGGCCCCTGCCGGAGTTCGACGAGCTCGGCCGGCCGGCCTGGCTCTTCAAGGAGACCGTCCACCGCGGCTGTACCCGCGCCGGCTACTATGAAGAGGGCGTCTTCGCCGAGGAGTACGGCGGCCGCGAGTGCTTAGTCGAGATCGGCTGCTGGGGCCCGGTGGTCCAGTGCAACATCGTTGCGCGCGGCGCCATCAACGGTGTCGGCGGCTGCATGCAGGCGGGCGGGGTCTGCATCGGCTGCACCATGCCCGGCTTTCCCGACACCTTCTCTCCCTTCTACAAGGCTCCGCCGGGTGCGAAGGTGTCGGGCGCGGTGTGGCGGGTGGTCGGCACCTTCATCCGCCCCCTGCGCCGCCTCTCGCAACGCCAGCACAACCTCGAGAGCCGCTGGCTGGAGGGCGTTCCCAGTGGCTGGGCCAGGGTGGACGACCCGAGCCCGTTCGACAAGGTCAACCATTTCTTTTACGAAAAGCTCCAGTTTTCCGGCTCGCGCAAGCCGGGCACCAGGAGGCGGCCGTGA